GAGCCCACAGGTGTAAAGAGTGAACAGACTTCACAGCTTTCACAGTCAGCAGCACTTCCTTCACAGAGTTGAACTCGATTCCTTTAGGCGATCCTGAAACACAGCAGACTCCTAATTACTGCGATTCGGGGCCCTCACTGCACAGACCAGTCTACAGTTCAGTCGGTTTTTTTAATTGACTGCAGCACCTTCAGCATGTTCTTGTTGTAGTATCAACTtttagattatctgtcttaaGGTTTAGCGACGTGTGAAGACATTTTCAGTCTAACTGCTTCCTCAGGATACGACCATCTGCTGTGGCTTTGTCCTGCATAAACGAGCAGCACTAACTGGTTGATCCTGCTTCGCTCTTAGTTtctttaatattgttttataatatcATTACTGAGATCAAAGGCAGAAAAAAGGATagaatgtgattaattaaaatggattttaattaATAGAACTCAGGGAGAGATTACTGATAAATAACAGacagaaatcaaacttaaaagACTAGAATTAccagaaatacaaacacaagAACAAGATTTTCTCAGTTGAGTAGAAGATTTTGCACATAAGTTTCCAAAGTTGAAAGATTGTCCAATTAATAAGTCTTAAAACATTGATTCTcagttgctttttctgttttgttaaccttttgttttatcttaatttatCGCCTTTAGTTGCATAAAAAAGTGCATCTTAGGATTTTAAAGGCTCTACAAAAATGTGGCAGGTACTTAGTCAGACGGTCAAGTCTCCTAATTCAAAAGTGATAATGTCTCCTAACATGTTGCTCTACCTTCCATGAGTATCCTGAAGACGTCTCTGAGGATGGTGAGGGTGGTGAAAAGGACGAAGATGGAGAACAGGAATGTACAGATGGGATCTGCAACTTTATATTCCGGCtgagagaacaaaaagaaaaaacatcagatgGCGTTTCCTGCTGACGTTAGATATTAACACGCTGaaggcaagaaaagaaaaacaaacgcTATGCTCCGAAGATTTTCCATTCTGTTTTCTTGGCACATAACATCTAATTTGTCGCAATACTTTTGTACAATATTAACTTTTAATGCATGAAACTTTAGTTTAAATCACACGGGAATGTTTTAAAGAGCCGACAGGATCAAACTGACGTTTCAGTCTCACCCTAACAAGAATCTATATCTGACCCGAAAGTAGATGATGATCGCTGCCACCGTGACGCCGATGCTCTGCAGCAGGTCGCCAAGCACGTGGATGAACGCGGCACGGACGCTCGTGCTGCCATGGCTACCGAGGAGCGTGTGGGAGTGGCCATGACTGACGGGGCTCTGACCGTCCTCGTCGATCTGCTGGTAACCTCTGCCATGAGGGTGGAGGGTGGTGGAGTGGTGAAGGATGTAGGCcattctgcagaaacacagaaaaatctgtttttagtgGAATCATCTCTAATTCAGCTGggattcagtttatttattacttttgcaGTGAAGAGATGTGGTGAACTAAAGACTATTTAGTTCCACAGTTGGGTTGTGAATAGTTACATTTACTAAACTGAATTtacttttctaactttttttaaattaaatacttattGGAGTATTATAGTTCTGTAGACATCCTACTAAATAACCATCATGCTGATATATAGAAGTGGACTGTAATCTCCATTAACACTGTTTCATCTTCCATCAAAATTTGAATTATAAACCATTTAAAAAGCTCACTCTGAACAAGATCAAACAAACTGGATGggtttattgtaaaaatacGGTGATCCTCcaaattaagttaaaatataatgaaaaatagattggaatttatttttctgagatttttttatattatttttatatcctGGAGAtagatttgttgaaattgtaCAAATTACtacttaaataaacaataaattaaacaaaaatgtacaaactgaATTCCTATTAATCAATTGgctgcagacagacaaaaaactgaattttgtgatgttttaacagttttttttaaatatatttggcTTAAAGCTATTAAACAACCAAGTACTTACATAATATTTACAATGACGGCGAATCCAGAAGTGACCAGCATTACATGGCCCTCGATCTCATAGTCGTTGCGTACAATCCTTTCGATGGCTAAGTAGACAAGCACTCCTGTAACGATCCAGATGGACATGACGGAGATTAACGCTCCCAGGATTTCTGTGGGGACAGCAGAACCAGGAACCGATCACTTCACTgcacaaaaacccaaaactttaCGGATCAGCAAGCTTCTGCCTCAGATGGAAAAGCTGGAATATAAATGTGACCTGATGTGCTTCCTTCAACAGGAACTCAACACgtttaaaatggctgcaaacagatgcgcaattataaaaccgtacatctttgaaaagcagaaaaagagcctcctgcacaaccaacaagaatgcagcgaGTTATTTCTGgttggtaagtcaacaacaaaacaaattcagcagCACGAAACATGAAGGTGTTCTGCAttggttgctaagtaacgggcAGAGTTCTGCCTTGGTTGCCAGGTAACAGGCAGTTCTGAAAATgcctcattttccagacactaaaaatattaagttattgccaaaaaagatgtttttagaaGTGGTACAGACACAAATGGAAGTACAAtaatctgcaaaatgtgaattttgcatattttgcaaaatgtgcaaaacattttgcacattttgataTCCTCTATCAAAGTTCAAGAATAtcaactgcatttatttttacattaatatcTACAGCAGCACTTAATGCTACGGTTGAAATGTTTGCTTCCACTCTTTATCCTTATCACCTACTGTGTGtcaaaatcatcatcatcatcatcatcatcatcatcaccatctccatttccaatgattttttttttaaaatagctattaaagtttattctgaCCTGATCTGTGCCAGCCAAAGGTCATGGTTCTGGTGGGCGGTCTGGAGGAGATCCACAGGGAGAACAGGCTCACCATCATGCTCCCAAAGTCGGTGAGGAGGTGGGCAGCGTCGGTCATGATGGCCAGGCTGTGAGCCAGGTAGCCTCCTGTTTGAAACAAACTCAGCTTGTAGATGCTTGACAGAATCTTGAGTaataaactaaactttaaaCGACGGCTTTCGTTGGTGATTAAACATGCAGTTTAAGGGCTTCATAATTAGGATGTAGCCTCAGGTTTTACTCTTTTATTGCAAGtcattttgaatgtttcagCAGTCACCAAAGGAATGTCAGCCAGTTTACACACTTTACAACAAAGTTAACTTTTTACAGTATTGCACTTGCTGCATCacctttaaaatatgtatttttctcattttgtcacacaGTATGTGCATACGTTTAGttcatattaataaaatgtgtgtgcTTACACAGAATCTAATGCACTGAACAGTTTGTacacaaaataaagatgtttcCTTTTGTAAACCAAACTTGTACTCCCAGGTTTTAGTGGGACCTGGTGTGCAGCCAAATTATGACATGAATTTGATGaatctataaaaacattttttattgtattttacaaagaaagtgCTATTTCCAGTCATATTCAATGACACTTTATCCTGTTTGGTTGCTAACACACAGCTGCTAACTCACTAACACacatagaaacaaacaaaaacggcCACAGCCAGCTGTAATTGAAACACCACCAGGTCTAATCAAATTTCAGATGGAGCTAAACCAGGAAACCAGTGAAGCTCAACCAATTACCTGTCTGTCAGGACAAGTTCTTTTTGTTAGACTACAAAGATCTAAACCAAGATAATGAAACTGCAAAGTGTTTCTGGACTCCAGAAGCTATTACTGCACTGGGTTTCCACTGGGGAGGCTGTCAGGACCCATCAAGCTTTCAGGGAAAGaagattttcttctgctgtGGTTTTATTGGAGAAGTACCTCCACTATTTGTGagctagtaaaataaaattagattttttacttactagaaagaaaacaaaatgacctAAAGTAAacctatttctattttttgtgtaaatatgtcttaaaaacaaaataaaatctaaaatttataTACTGCACGTAATTATTTGGACgctgaaactattttatttaattttctctaaaaatatgtatcatgtatttaaatgtaccttaacttaaattaaaaattaaaaagttgcaCACCTGATTATTTGGACACCAAAATTgctacattttcatcaaaaccTTTCAGTGTAGTTTCTAAAATTGTGAACTTTTTACCGATGACCTCTCCGATCATGAAGACGAGGCAGACTGCAGAAGCGATGTAGAGTTTCTTCTTGGCCAGCAGCTTGTCACCGCTGTCCTCGCCAACCAGAGTTTTGGGTAAATGGCAGTGTGCACCAACATGCCGCTTCAGCTCCGTAGCACCGGACAGTCCTCCATTTTTTAAAGGGAAGTCTTGGTAGTGCTCTTTGGAGTCTGCAAAGGAGCTAAAAGGATGCAGAAACAGAGTCaaacatgttcttgtttttagaaaagGTTTGGAAAACATCATTTTATATTACAGTGAACCTGTACCAACTTGGGTTTTAATGTGTTGTTCTTGTAATGGCAGCAAATCTGCAGTGTGTTTAGATGCCGACACCATTGATTTTCTTGAGTAAATGTTGCAGCAGACAGGAGTATCATTTAGAAGAGCTACAGTGGATTTCAAACTGGAAACCTGACAGACTCTTCAGCAATCAATGTTTACTCAGACGGATGAACGGTGAGAGTAGTCATTCATGGAGGAAACAGGTCAAATCGACTGCTGTTGGCCTTGAATGATAGCAAACGCTcacagagtttgtttttctgagtaaaattaacacacacactcaggaaATGAATATTACCAAGCTGGGAATACATTTAAgactgattgaaaaaaaaaatctgcagacagaaaatctAAGAGTTGCACCAAACATTCAAATTAATTCACATTTAATCCAGTTAGTTTATGTCTTAGAGCTTCTGCCAATCTTCtaaatgacacattttgaacaatttgcaagttttatgtttcatcatCTTGTGGTTTTGCTACTTTGTATTATTAGTTATACTGATTAAACTTTGTCAAATTTTACTATGTTGCAAAGCttgaaaacaatataaaaggaaatttaagcttctttacaaacaaatatctgaaaagtgtggcttatGTGTCACATACTtgatatttctaaataaaatctaatgcaaTCAACTGCATTCAgctgagattaaaatctgaattatgaGAGAACCAGtcaaaatgttgtgaaaaaagCAAGAATTCAGAAATGAACCTCTTCTgtttatatatctatagatatatatatatatctatagatatatttgtatctatagatatataaacACTCATCCattgcacagacacacacactctggtTGCTGGTCCTACCAAGTGCAGTGATGGGGGTGCAATGATGTCACTAATgaggtggaaaaaaactaatttggcCTGACTTGCgataaccacacacacactttaattCACACACTTCACGTTATCAGTGCAAGCTTTGCACAATATCCCtttatcacacacacactcctgtcAGGGGATGTCCTGAATGAAAAGAACTAGTCAAGCAGAAAACTGATTCTGTTCAATTACACCCAGGGgacaagaaaacacacactccatacacacacacacacacacacacacacacactgagcgCCACTTGATAGGatgttggatttatttaaattattttttacatatggATGATTTTTCAAACACATAGCACTCTGTTTTGCAAATCTATTCGGAGAAACATGTGATCTAATTAACATGCTTCCTATagagttattgttttatttaaagagacagaatcTTTTATGGTTATTTAGATCCtggtttaaattaatattttaattttacaacatgTTTCTTCGGACTGGAagtaatgttaatattttatgagCAGTCCAACCAGAATCCTGACtttaagtgaatagaaaagcaTGAATTGTAGATAAAGATTAGGGGAATGGCATGGAGACCCTCCAACCTCCAAACCGTTAAAATACcagagaaaatttaatttaagaaaggTTTAATTGCTGTAGATAGTTTTTACAcatcaataaattaaatcataactTGAAAACGGCTTTTTGTATTTGCTATGTAAActatttgtcttatttaaaattctGCTTGATGATCTGACATATTCAGTCAAAAACAGAGGAAGGTCATTTCTTTTGTATCGCGTTGTATATAACTTTACATGTCTACTGTTCTGTAGTTGCATAACTTGCACTTTGGTATTTTGCAGCTGCAGTGAGGCAGCACTGGCAAAACCTGCAGGCATCCGCAGAgtggtcagaaccagaaccagaatctacCAAGCATCACTTTTTTAGAACCAGGAAGCAGAGTGAGAAAAGCTTGTTCGATAGTTTAGTGGTTTTACGTCTTTTTTCAGAGGCATATTTAGGTAAACTGAAGTGTTTTAAGTGTCAAATATTGTTAGTTTGTGTCTCAAATCATTTGgggattaaataaataaacactgacCAAAAGATAAACAGCATATATGGTCAGCAATGACCAAACAGTTTCACTCTAAATACTGGTATctaaaactttctttaaaacacaatacaTTGAAC
The Gambusia affinis linkage group LG22, SWU_Gaff_1.0, whole genome shotgun sequence DNA segment above includes these coding regions:
- the slc30a2 gene encoding zinc transporter 2, giving the protein MDTTPINSEKSHLIDEKSAKMYSLKLQSSFADSKEHYQDFPLKNGGLSGATELKRHVGAHCHLPKTLVGEDSGDKLLAKKKLYIASAVCLVFMIGEVIGGYLAHSLAIMTDAAHLLTDFGSMMVSLFSLWISSRPPTRTMTFGWHRSEILGALISVMSIWIVTGVLVYLAIERIVRNDYEIEGHVMLVTSGFAVIVNIIMAYILHHSTTLHPHGRGYQQIDEDGQSPVSHGHSHTLLGSHGSTSVRAAFIHVLGDLLQSIGVTVAAIIIYFRPEYKVADPICTFLFSIFVLFTTLTILRDVFRILMEGSPKGIEFNSVKEVLLTVKAVKSVHSLHLWALTLGQSLVSVHLATEEGADTQSVLQEATELLYTKFGFQNITVQVELYSEEMSHCSHCQDPRN